The window TTGATGTCGTCTAATTCGCTGGTAACGGCAGTAAGCATTTTTATCATTTTTCTCCCCTGTGCCGTAATAATTGCGTATTTCTGGGCGCGCAGGGATTCGAACCCCGGACATCCACGGTGTAAACGTGGCGCTCTAACCAGCTGAGCTACGCGCCCTCCTGAAACGCAAAATTAGCATACCCGGGGCTTCATGGTCAAGGCTTGCGCCTTGGCTCTAGTAAGGAATGGATTAACTGGCCGCTTTCGCGGCCTACGGGTCAAGGCTTGCGCCTTGGCTCTAGTAAGGAATGGCTGGCCGCTTATTTCAGCCCCTTAAGGTAATCCAGACTCTGTTTGGCGCATTCGATGGGGGTCATGCCCGGACTGGGGAGATCCTGTTCTACCACTACCCACTTGGCGCCTGCTTTTTCAGAGGCCTTGAGGATGGCGGGAATGTCCTGCACGCCGTGGCCTACCGCCCTGAAGGGGAAGGCGCCAGCCTGGCGGGCTTTCTTGGCCTCGCCGATGAGGTCGTAGTCGGCCTTGATCTTACCGCCCTGGGAGGAGTCAAAGTCTTTGAGGTGGACTACAGGGGCGCGGCCTGAATATTTGAGTATGTATTCCGCTGGAACTACGCCGCCAACCTTGGCCCAGCACACATCGATTTCGGTCTGGAGGAGACTGGCAGGAATGGAATCGTAGAGATCGTCCAGCATGTACTTGCCCTGGTAGTCCACAAATTCGAATTCGTGGTTATGGTAGAGAAGGACAGCGCCTTTTTTGTTGACAATTTCGCCCAGCCTGGCGATTTCTTTCTTAACCTCTCCGTAGGCAGGGCTGCCGCTGCGGTCCTCTTCGCCCAGAAAGGGAATGGCGATGAATTTACACCCGATATCAACATGGAAGCCGATAACCTTTTCGGGGTCCTTGGTCATATCCCGGAAGGGCACATGGGCGGAAATGGCAGTAAGACCAGCCTTGCCCAGGCTGTCCTTGAATTGGGCGGCTGTCTTGCCATATGACTGGGCCAGAGCCAGTTCCACATATTTGTAACCCGCCCCCGCCACCTGTTTCAAGGTTCCATCAAAATCTTTAGCCATCTCGTCCCGCACATTATAAAGCTGCAACATAATAGGAAACATAATTTCCCTCCATAAATAAGAAATATTCTATAATTATCACACAAGCTGGCAGTCTGGTCAAGAATAGAAGAAATATCAAGGGTAAAGCTCCTGAAAACCCGCACGCTCCCTGAACCACTTTACCCCATTCCTCGAATAGTATAGTCTGGATAGAGGATTAAACTATGAGCAAAAAATTAGTAGCGTATTTTTCAGCAAGCGGTGTTACCTCCGAACTTGCCAGGACACTGGCGAAGGCTGCAAGCGCCGACCTTTATGAAATCAAGCCGGAAGTGCCCTATACCAAGGCCGATTTGGACTGGAGGGACGGTTATTCCCGCAGCTCGATAGAAATGAAAGACCCATCATCCCGCCCTGCGATTGCTGACAAGAATGCCAACATCGCGGTGTATGATGTTGTATTTGTGGGCTTCCCGATTTGGTGGTATGTAGCGCCAACCATCATTAACACATTTTTGGAAAGCTATGATTTTTCCGGAAAGACTATTGTACTATTTGCGACATCCGGCAGCAGCGGATTAGGCAAGACCAAAGAAGCGCTGCAGCCTTCCGTTGCCGGCACGGCTGTATGGAAAGAAGGAAAACTGTTAAATGGCAAGCCAACCAGGGATGCTTTGGCTGCATGGGTAGAGAGCCTTAATCTAAAGCAGTAAATTGGAACTTCTTTCTCCTGCGGGAAATCTTGAGAAACTAAAATATGCCTATGCCTATGGGGCTGACGCTGTCTACATTGGCATCAAAGACTTTTCACTGCGTGTTAAAGCCGACAACTTTCATACTGACGAGGCTGCCGTTATCTCCGGACTAAAAGGCGATCGTAAACTCTATTGCGCTCTCAATATTTATTTTCATAACGCTGATCTTGCCCGCCTTGAGAGCGAGCTTGATTATATAGCCGACTATCCTTTTGACGCCTTTATTGTCAGTGATGTCGGCGCAGTCCCGCTTTTGAAGCGCTGTTTTCCAAATGCGAAGCTGCACCTGTCAACCCAGGCAAACTGCACAAACGCCGAGGCGGCCCGTGTGTATCAGGACATGGGTTTTTCGCGCATTGTTCTGGGCCGTGAAGTAAGTATTGATGAAATCGCGGTTATCAAGGCGAAAAATCCGGGGCTTGAGCTTGAAGCATTTGTTCACGGCGCCATGTGCCTGGCTTATTCGGGCCGCTGTTTCTTAAGCGCATGGATGGCAGGCCGCTCCGGCAACCAGGGCGAATGCGCTCATTCCTGCCGTTGGAACTACCGTGTTCTGGAAGAATCCGAACGGCCCGGTGAATACTTCCCCATCGCCGCAGGTGAAAACTTTACCACTATACTATCCTCCCGCGACCTGTGCATGATTGACCACCTTGGCGAACTTAAATCGGCAGGCGTTGATTCGATAAAAATTGAAGGCCGCATGAAGTCGCTGTATTATACAGCCGTTGTTACCCGCGCCTACAGAAAGCAGTTGGACGCAGTGTGTACAAATAGTACACCGTGCACAAACGATGATCCGGCAGCTTATCGCGCAGACCTTTTCCACGTAAGCCACAGGGAATATTGTACGGGCTTCTATTTCGGCAAGAGCGAGGTGGAGCGTCCCACAGAAACAGACTATCTTATGGGGCATGTCTTTTTGGGGATTATTGGCCGGCAGGTTTCCGATTATTTATACGAACTGGACATTCGCAATCAAATTGCCACAGGGCAAACAATTGAATATATTGGCCCGGATCTGCCGCATATAGAAGATTCAAACTTTGAGCTTATAGAGGAAAACGGCAATTCCGTAAAAAAGGCCGACCATGAGCATATTATCCGCATCAAACCAGGCGTCCCCGTTCAGCCGGGCTACATCATAAGGCGCGTATAAGGAAATACCATTTTTCCCTCGCTACGAATCAACTGCCTTGAAGTTATAAAGCGGTTTTAAGCGCTGTTCTACCTCGACCGTATCCCCAATGTATTCAAGAACATCCTTTGGTTTTTTATAGGCCATAGGACTTTCTTCAAGAGTATCCTTGCAAATGACGCTGGACCATATACCCTTCATTTCTTTCCTGTATTCGTCAAGGGAAAGGCTTCGGGCATCGGTGCGGGCTTTTTTTCTGCCGGAACCATGTGGGGCGGAAAAGTTCCAATCAGGATTTCCCTTGCCATGTCCAAGAATAGCTCCTTCTGCCATGGAAAAGGGAATGATCACAGGCTCATCCTTTTTTGCTGATATGGCACCTTTTCGGATAATGGAATTATCGGTATCGATGTAATTATGCACACAATCACGGTACTCGGTTTCCCGAATATCAACCTTGAAAAATCCGGCGATGGTTTGCGCCATAAGCGCCCTATTTACACAGGCATAATACTGAACCACGCGAATATCAGTAAGGTAATCTCCAGCGAATGTTCCTGAAAGGTACTTGCTCGGGCTTTCTGCATCGGTCTCCCGCAGGGCAAGAGTCTCATGGTATTCAGCGGTATACGCTCCTAATATCCGGGAGCCCGAATGAATCAAAAGCCAGCGGTTATGATTTTCGTCAACATCTATTTCAATAAAATGATTGCCACCGCCAAGGGTGCCAAGAGACGCGAATACCCGTTCGGGATTATGCCCCTGCTTTTCGCAAAGCTTTCTGATTTCGTTTTTGAAACATCCGGTATCGGCTAATTCAGATCTACCGGTATTTTGCGAAGCAAAGCTGTTCAACTTATCCAGGTCTTCATGCAAGGATGACCTTACATTTTGGCCGGATGGGATATTTTTACGGATAAACGTATCAAGTTTGTCAAAACGCAAATTTCCCTTGCCAAGGTTACAGGCGCATACTCCGCAGCCAATATCCAACCCTATGACAGAAGGAATGATCAGGATTCCAAAAGTTGCTGTCCATCCTATTACGGTAGTTTTTCCAAGGTGAACATCGGGCATGACCCTCACTTTTGTATCAGCAAAGGCCGGATGGTTAAGGTACTGCAAGATTTTGTTTTCGCACGTTGTTTCCAAAGCTTTTGCGTATACATGCGCCTCGTTGTACTTCCCCTTAACCAAAATCGGCTTAACTGTGGTTAATTTTGCTAACTCATTGATCATTCTGTTTACCTTCTTCTTTTGCCGGAAAAACCTTGAGCATTTTTAAAGTTTCACCATCATACATACGGATGGGGTTTCCCCGTTCAAGCTCATAGTGGGTATGCCGTAATTGGGATCTGGATTGTTTTTGTTTATTCGTTTTTTCCTCATCAAATAATGATGCGAGCCGGGCAAGCGCCAGGCGCTTGTTCATTAATTGGGATCGTTCCTCTCGGGCTACGACGCTTTTGCCTGTGGGGATATGGATAGCCCGTACTGATGTTTCTGTCTTATTGACATACTGACCGCCTGGACCGCTTGCCCGTGCGGTTTCAAACCGTACATCGGCTAAAGAAAACACCTCCCCTATGGCCGGTTCGGAATAGGGCTTAACCGATACAAACCAGTTCTTTCGTTTGTGATGAGGCCGATAGGTACTTTTAAAAACCCACTGAATAACTCCCGTCCATGAATCTGTAAAATCTTCTGCCCCCTGCCCATCAAAGGCAAGCAGGGCAGATCGCATATTCTCTTTTTCACAGGATGGTTCCGTTTCTATTATTTGTGCCGTGATACCCTGTAAATGCTGTATTTCCTGCAACATTACCTTTACGGTAAGTGCAGCCGCATGTGCGCATTCTTCAGGGCCGTTCCCTGATGAAATACTGAGGACCCGACAGGTCCTTTGCCAAATCGTATTCAACGATAATCTCCTGGCATAGACTGTCCCTGCCGCATTATGTGCGTACAAGGACAGAGAATAGATTGCTATATGACAAGCAATCAACTAATTAAAGTGTCTCGTGGATTGGGTAAAGGCAGGAAAACAGGGCGATTTTTGAAATTGCTCTTGTGGATTTACCGGGAACCAGGGGCTCTAACCTTTTGATTGAGTTCGATATTGGTTGTCTGTACCGTCATTTTAGTGCCTCCTGTAAAGATAAGATTATTTTATTATAGTTATCGTCCAATAATTGTCAAGTAGTTTTTGTCAATTTTTTTGCTAGTTTTCTTTCCGTTAATATGTATGATATAATACCTAAATAATGATTACATCATTCAGCGATAAGGAAACCGAAAAAATCTTTAATGGTATGGCGTCAAAGAAATTACCCTGGGACATTCAAGGATGTTTCCCCTAATCGCATAACTGATATTGTCAACGGCAAACGAGGTATAAGTGCCGACACGGATTTACATCTTACCAAACTTTTTGGTCTTTCAGAAGGTTATTTCCTTCGCTTTTAGGAGCATATAGAGACAACCTTGGCAAAGCGTAAGATTGAACATGTACTAAAGCAGATAAAGACCTTAACGGCGGTTGCGGTATAGAGAATTATAAAAAGTCCATGCCAAGGCAACCCGAAGGGGACAGAACGAATTACTCGCTGCTAAAGGTGAATGATACCGCTTTCTTTAGTTCAGAAATAACCTGGCCGGTATTCACTACTGCACCAACAGGGCTTCATCATGGGTCTTTTTTCCGGTTGATAGCCCTGACATCCACCGCTTTGTCTCCAGACCCCACAACAAACTGATACAGCGTTTTGCTGACAGTAGTTTGCTGACAATGAGTCGGCTAATGAACGCCCTTTTCCTTCAGGCTTAACTTAATCCATATAGCTTAGATGCTACACAAAGTTGTAATTCATTATATTACAAAGAATTAACAAGCCTTGAAATAACTGTCTTCTCTAAGGCGCCGATTGGAATCGAACCAACGCATAAAGGTTTTGCAGACCTCTCCCTTACCGCTTGGGTACGGCGCCGTTTAACTCCCATAACTTACCAAAAAAACCAAAACTTGTCCAGTATTCAGGCTATCCCCGCAAAGCTTAAGCCCAGCTGGAACATGGGGGCCAGGGCAGTTTGCCGCTCCCCGGCTGAGAGGCCCTCTCCTGTGATGTTGGAATCTGTGCAAAAGAGTATGGTGAGGGCTTTCCGGTGCAGATAAGCAGCGTTGCAGTAGAGGGCATAGGATTCCATGTCGCAGCATACGCAGCCCATGCGGGCCCATTTCTGCCAGCCTTCGTCGCCCTCGGCGCTGTAGACTGAGAAGAGGTCCGAAGAAAAGACATTGCCCACGGTGAAGCGTATGCCAAGGGAACGGGCGGCGGCGACGCCATGTTCCAGGAGGCCGAAGTCGGCGCATGCCGAGAACACTCCCCCAAGGTGGTATTGCTGGGCATAGTTGGTATTGGTGGAAGAGGCCATGGCCAAAACCAGATCCCCTACCCTCACTTCGGGAACCATGGCCCCGCTGGTACCAATGCGTATGATGTTCTCCACGCCGTAATGGTTGTAAAGCTCGAAGGAGTAAATGCCGATGCTGGGGGCCCCCATGCCGGAACCCATCACCGAAACAGGCTTGCCTTTATAGGTCCCGGTAAAACCCAGCATATTCCGGACACTGGTAAATTCCTTCACGTTTTCCAGATAGGACTCCGCCACATGCCTGGCCCTCAGAGGGTCGCCGGGCATGAGGACCGTTTTGGCAATATCCCCGGGTTTGGCGTTGTTATGGGGCGTGCTTTCAGTGGGTTTATAAAAATCGGCAATCATGGAATTCTCCTTTTCCCTGCCAGAACAGGGCTAGCTCTTCCCCTTATCGTAGGGCTGGCCTGAAGCCCGGGGGGCGTAGTCCTTGCCGCTGAATATCACCAAGGTAACCAGGGTGATAACATAGGGCAGCATGCTGAAAATTTCAGAAGGCAAAGATTTAAGCGCATCAATATTGATGATATTTACCGCCAGCGCCGAGGAAGCGCCGAAGAGGAAGCTTGAGCCAAGAATCCCCAGGGGAAGCCAGCGGCCAAAGGAGACCGCAGCCAGGGCGATGAAGCCTTTGCCGTTGATGGTGGACACAGTGAACTGAATATCCTGGGTAAGGACTATGCAGGCCCCTGCTATGCCTGCAAGCACTCCTGATATCACTACTGCGATGTAGCGGATTTTGATGACATTGACGCCTGCCGAAGCCAGGGCCTGGGGGTGTTCCCCGGCTGCGCGGAGGCGCAGACCCCAGGGCCGCCTGTAGAGGGTGAACCAAGCCGCAACCAGGATGATCAGGGCAAGCCAGGCTGTGGGGTATGCGCCTCCAAAACCCGACTTCGTGCCCATGTGGTAGTTCTGAGTCCTGTCCATGCGGAAAAGGAGCTGGCAGAAGAACACGGTGATTCCGTTGGCGAGGAGGTTGATGCCCGTACCGGAAATTACCTGGTCGGCCCGCAGGGTAATGGAAGCGAAGGCATGAATGAGCGCAAAGAGGCCGCCCATGACCGCGGCAATAAAGAAAGCCAGAGGTATGGAAAAACCTATGCTGGTTTCGAGGAGCACATGGGTAGTGGCTGCGGCCATGGCGCCTATGCTCATGAGGCCCTCGAGTGCTATGTTCACCACCCCTGCCCTTTCGCAGATCATCCCGCCGGTGGCGGCGATGAGAATGGGGGCCACTATCATCAAGGTTGAGGGAAGCATGTTCCAGAGTATTTTCAAAATATCAAGCATGATGGCCTCCCTCTGATGCACCGGCTGTTGCCGCGTTCTGGGCCTTTCTGGCCTTCTCCTTCATCTGCCATTCAATGATGATCCTCACCCCTGCCCTAAGGGAGATGAATACTACCACAAGGCCCATAATAATCGAGGTGATTTCCTTAGGTATCTGCCTGGACTGCATGAGGGGCTGGGCAGATTTGAGCATGCCGAAGAGGAGGCCCGAGAGGGCTGTTCCCCAGGCGCTGCTGTTTCCTACCAGGGCAACCGCGATACCGTCAAAGCCGTAGCCGTCCTGTACCGAAAGCACCCTGCCGGCAGAAAAGCTGCCCAGGGAAACGATGGCCCCGGCAAGGCCCGCAAAGGCGCCGGCTATAGCCATCGCGGTAGTAATGCTGGTGTTTACGCTGATGCCCCCATAGCGGGCCGCTTCCTTGTTGAGGCCGGTGGCCCGGAGGGAATAGCCCAGGCGGGTCCTTCCCATGATTATCCAATAGAATAAAACCGCCGCAATGGTAAG is drawn from Leadbettera azotonutricia ZAS-9 and contains these coding sequences:
- a CDS encoding sugar phosphate isomerase/epimerase family protein → MFPIMLQLYNVRDEMAKDFDGTLKQVAGAGYKYVELALAQSYGKTAAQFKDSLGKAGLTAISAHVPFRDMTKDPEKVIGFHVDIGCKFIAIPFLGEEDRSGSPAYGEVKKEIARLGEIVNKKGAVLLYHNHEFEFVDYQGKYMLDDLYDSIPASLLQTEIDVCWAKVGGVVPAEYILKYSGRAPVVHLKDFDSSQGGKIKADYDLIGEAKKARQAGAFPFRAVGHGVQDIPAILKASEKAGAKWVVVEQDLPSPGMTPIECAKQSLDYLKGLK
- a CDS encoding flavodoxin, yielding MSKKLVAYFSASGVTSELARTLAKAASADLYEIKPEVPYTKADLDWRDGYSRSSIEMKDPSSRPAIADKNANIAVYDVVFVGFPIWWYVAPTIINTFLESYDFSGKTIVLFATSGSSGLGKTKEALQPSVAGTAVWKEGKLLNGKPTRDALAAWVESLNLKQ
- a CDS encoding peptidase U32 family protein, producing MELLSPAGNLEKLKYAYAYGADAVYIGIKDFSLRVKADNFHTDEAAVISGLKGDRKLYCALNIYFHNADLARLESELDYIADYPFDAFIVSDVGAVPLLKRCFPNAKLHLSTQANCTNAEAARVYQDMGFSRIVLGREVSIDEIAVIKAKNPGLELEAFVHGAMCLAYSGRCFLSAWMAGRSGNQGECAHSCRWNYRVLEESERPGEYFPIAAGENFTTILSSRDLCMIDHLGELKSAGVDSIKIEGRMKSLYYTAVVTRAYRKQLDAVCTNSTPCTNDDPAAYRADLFHVSHREYCTGFYFGKSEVERPTETDYLMGHVFLGIIGRQVSDYLYELDIRNQIATGQTIEYIGPDLPHIEDSNFELIEENGNSVKKADHEHIIRIKPGVPVQPGYIIRRV
- a CDS encoding RNA-splicing ligase RtcB: MINELAKLTTVKPILVKGKYNEAHVYAKALETTCENKILQYLNHPAFADTKVRVMPDVHLGKTTVIGWTATFGILIIPSVIGLDIGCGVCACNLGKGNLRFDKLDTFIRKNIPSGQNVRSSLHEDLDKLNSFASQNTGRSELADTGCFKNEIRKLCEKQGHNPERVFASLGTLGGGNHFIEIDVDENHNRWLLIHSGSRILGAYTAEYHETLALRETDAESPSKYLSGTFAGDYLTDIRVVQYYACVNRALMAQTIAGFFKVDIRETEYRDCVHNYIDTDNSIIRKGAISAKKDEPVIIPFSMAEGAILGHGKGNPDWNFSAPHGSGRKKARTDARSLSLDEYRKEMKGIWSSVICKDTLEESPMAYKKPKDVLEYIGDTVEVEQRLKPLYNFKAVDS
- the prfH gene encoding peptide chain release factor H, which translates into the protein MIACHIAIYSLSLYAHNAAGTVYARRLSLNTIWQRTCRVLSISSGNGPEECAHAAALTVKVMLQEIQHLQGITAQIIETEPSCEKENMRSALLAFDGQGAEDFTDSWTGVIQWVFKSTYRPHHKRKNWFVSVKPYSEPAIGEVFSLADVRFETARASGPGGQYVNKTETSVRAIHIPTGKSVVAREERSQLMNKRLALARLASLFDEEKTNKQKQSRSQLRHTHYELERGNPIRMYDGETLKMLKVFPAKEEGKQNDQ
- the deoD gene encoding purine-nucleoside phosphorylase, producing the protein MIADFYKPTESTPHNNAKPGDIAKTVLMPGDPLRARHVAESYLENVKEFTSVRNMLGFTGTYKGKPVSVMGSGMGAPSIGIYSFELYNHYGVENIIRIGTSGAMVPEVRVGDLVLAMASSTNTNYAQQYHLGGVFSACADFGLLEHGVAAARSLGIRFTVGNVFSSDLFSVYSAEGDEGWQKWARMGCVCCDMESYALYCNAAYLHRKALTILFCTDSNITGEGLSAGERQTALAPMFQLGLSFAGIA
- a CDS encoding ABC transporter permease is translated as MLDILKILWNMLPSTLMIVAPILIAATGGMICERAGVVNIALEGLMSIGAMAAATTHVLLETSIGFSIPLAFFIAAVMGGLFALIHAFASITLRADQVISGTGINLLANGITVFFCQLLFRMDRTQNYHMGTKSGFGGAYPTAWLALIILVAAWFTLYRRPWGLRLRAAGEHPQALASAGVNVIKIRYIAVVISGVLAGIAGACIVLTQDIQFTVSTINGKGFIALAAVSFGRWLPLGILGSSFLFGASSALAVNIINIDALKSLPSEIFSMLPYVITLVTLVIFSGKDYAPRASGQPYDKGKS